TCTTCCATGGAAAAGCCCAGGTCGCGCGCGCGGCGGATGAAGCGCAGGGTGTGCACGTCGGCCTCGGTGTACTGGCGGTAGCCGTTGCTTGTGCGGGCCACGCCGGTGAGCAGGCCTAGCGATTCGTAGTGCCGCACCATGCGCGCCGAGACGCCGGCGCGCTCGGCCGCCGTGCCTATGGGCACGGGCCAGTCTTGCGCGGGTGCGGCGATCTGACGGCTCACGCGGCGACCTTGTAGCCCTCTTCCTGGATGGCGGCGGCCAGGACCTCGCGCGGCTGGTCGCTCTCGACCGCGACCTGGCCCGTGGCCAGGTCCACCTTGACGATGGCATCGGTGTCGACCTGGCGCACGGCGTGCACCACGGCGCGCTCGCAGTGGCCGCAGGTCATTCCCTGGACTTGGAACGTGTATTGCATGGGGGTCCTTTCGTGGAGGGCTGTGGAGGAAAGTGCGGGCCAGCGCGTGGCCGACGGCTGCATCATGAAGCCTGACATGGTGTCAAAGTCAAGGTCGGAGGCGATGCTTGACTCTGCCATCATGTCAGGGTTTAAGGTGGCGCCAATCGTTGATTGCAAGATGCCAGCCATGAACTCTGCCTCCCTTCGAACTGCCGATGCCCCGGATACCCTGGACCTGGGTGTCGGCGGCATGACCTGCGCGAGCTGCGTGGGCCGTGTGGAGCGCGCGCTGCGCAAGGTGCCGGGCGTGCGGGACGCCACGGTGAACCTGGCGACCGAGCGCGCGCACATCGTCGTCGACGCCGCCGCGGCTGCGGGCATGGATGCCGTGCTGCGCCGCGCCGTGCGCAATGCCGGCTACGAGCCGCGCTCGGTGGCGGAGCAGGACGCGGACGCCGCCGCGGAGCAGTCGCCCTGGGCCGGCTTCACGTCGGTGGCGATCGGCCTGCTGCTGTCGGCGCCCCTGGTGCTGCCGATGTTCGGCGACCTGTTTGGCCGGCACTGGATGTTGCCGGCTTGGGCGCAGTTCCTGCTGGCCACGCCGGTGCAGTTCATCCTGGGCGCGCGCTTCTACAAGGCGGGCTGGCATGCGGCGAAGGCGCTCACGGGCAACATGGACCTGCTGGTGGCCCTGGGCACGAGCGCGGGCTACGGCCTGTCGCTGTGGCTGTGGTGGACGGCCGCGCCGGGCCACGCGCCGCACCTGTACTTCGAGGCCTCGGCCGTGGTCGTCACACTGGTGCTGCTGGGCAAGTGGCTGGAGGCGCGGGCCAAGCGCCAGACCACGGCGGCCATCCGCGCGCTGCATGCGCTGCGGCCCGAGGTGGCGCACCTGCTGGTCCGCGACGGCGAGGTGGACGTGCCCATCGCCGAGGTGATGGCCGGCGACCGCCTGGTGGTGCGCCCCGGCGAGCGCATTCCCGTGGATGGGCTGGTCCAGGAGGGACACACGCAGGTGGACGAGTCCATGCTGACCGGCGAGCCCCTGCCCGTGGTGCGCGAGGCGGGCGGAACGTTGACCGGCGGCTCCATCAACGGCGACGGCCGCATCGTGATGCAGGTCACGGCCGTGGGCGGCGAAACAGTGCTTGCGCGCATCATCCGCCTGGTGGAGGACGCCCAGGCCGCCAAGGCGCCGATCCAGCGGTTGGTGGATCAGGTGTCGGCCGTGTTCGTGCCCGCGGTGATCGCGATCGCGCTGGTCACGCTGGCTGGCTGGCTGTGGGCCGGCGTGGGGCTGGAAACGGCGCTGATACGCGCCGTGGCGGTGCTGGTCATCGCCTGCCCCTGCGCGCTGGGCCTGGCGACGCCCGCAGCCATCATGGCCGGCACAGGCGTGGCCGCGAAGTACGGCATCCTGATCAAAGACGCCGAGGCGCTGGAGGTGGCGCACCGCGTGGGCACGGTGGCCTTTGACAAGACCGGCACGCTGACCGTGGGGCGCCCGCGCCTGACGGCATTCCACGCGCATCCTGAATCGGATGAACCGGCGCTGCTGTCCGCCGTGGCGGCGGTGCAAAGCGGCAGCGAGCATCCGCTGGCGCGCGCGGTGGTGGCCGCCGCGCAGGAGCGCGGCCTGGCCCTGGCCCAGCCCGAGGGCGTGCGCGCCGTGCCCGGCCGCGGCACCGAGGGCGAGGTGGCGGGCCGCAGCTACCTGGTGGGCAGCCTGCGCTGGATGCAGGAGCTGGGCGTGGACCTGGGGCCGCTGGCCGGGCAGGCCGCCGCGCTGCAGGGGCAGGGCGCCACCGTGTCGGCCGTGGCCGAGCGCGTCACCCAGGGGCTGGCGGCCCGCGCCCTGCTGGCCTTCGGCGATGAGCCCAAGCCCGGCGCGCGCGAGGCGCTGGAGCGGCTCAAGGCCCGGGGCGTGCGCTGCGTGATGATCTCGGGCGACAACCGCGGCGCGGCCGAGGCCATGGCGCGCCGCCTGGGCCTGGACCCTGCGGCGGGGGAGGTCATGGCCGAGGTGCTGCCCGGCGACAAGGCGGCGGCCGTTGCTGCGCTCAAGGTCGGCGGCAAGGTGGTCGCCATGGTGGGTGATGGCGTGAACGACGCGCCGGCGCTGGCCGCGGCCGACGTGGGCATGGCCATGGGCAACGGCACCGACGTGGCCATGCACGCCGCGGGCATCACGCTGATGCGCGGCGAGCCGCGCCTGGTGGCGGCGGCGCTCGACGTGTCGCACCGCACCGTGGCCAAGATCCGCCAGAACCTGTTCTGGGCCTTTGCCTACAACGTGGCCGGCATACCGCTGGCGGCGCTGGGCTACCTGAACCCCGTGGTGGCGGGCGCGGCCATGGCGCTGAGCTCGGTCAGCGTGATGACCAACGCCCTGTTGCTCAAGCGCTGGCGCGCCGAATAGCACCGCATAAAATGTAAGTAATTGCCACAAATTCTCCATTTTGTCTGTTAGGTCGCAGCAATTTGTTGCATATTCACGCACGGCACTGCAAGACGGTGTCTCTCGTATGACAAAAGGAAGACAGTGATGACTATGTACGCGCTCATGCGCTGGTTCTCGATTCGCATGCGCATGATTGGCGCCATCGGTGTGGTGCTCACCCTGCTGTTCATGCTGGGAGGCGCGGGCATGCTGGGCATGTTCCGCCTCCATGGACTGAGCCAGGATTTCATAGCCCAGCCCCATGCGGCGGTGCGCCTGCTGGGCGAGCTGCGCGGGGAGATGGGGCAGATACGCCAGGCCGAGAAGGACATGATCATCCATTACGAGCGGCCCGAGGCGGTGCGCGCGGCGCACACGCAGTGGCTGACGGCGCTGGACCGCGCTAAGGCCGTGGCGACCAGGATCGACGGCCTGAATCTGGAGCAGGAACAGGCCCTGGCGCGGGACATCGCCAAGCATCTGGACACTTACCGCGAGCAGTTCGCCCATGTGGCGCGCCAGCTGGAGGAGGGCGGCTACGACACGGCCACGATCGCCAACCGCATGAGCACCAAGGCCGTGGCGCAGTTCGTGGTCGCCGCCGAGAAGCTGCAGGCCCTGGACAAGGCCCTGGGCGCCGAGGTGGACGGCGCCATTGCGCGCCAGGGCAGCATCGCCGAGCAGACCCAGTGGCTGTTCGGCCTTGCGGTGCTGATCACCGTGGCGGTGGTGGTGCCGTTCACGCTGCTCAACATGGTGTCGATCTGCCGCCCGCTGGAGGCGGCGCGCGCGCTGGCGCAGTCCATCGCCGGCGGCAACCTGGCGCAGCGCATCGAGGTCGACGGCCGCGACGAGGTGGCCGACTTGCAGCGCGCGCTGCTGGACATGCAGGGTGGCCTGGGCGCGCTGGTCTCGCAGGTGCGCGACGCCAGCGGCAACATCGCCACCGCCAGCCAGGAGATCGCCATGGGCAACCAGGACCTGTCGGCGCGCACCGAGCAGACGGCCAGCAACGCTCAGGAGGCCGTGGCCGCGCTGTCGCAGCTCACGGCCACGGTGCAGCAGACGGCCTCGTCCTCGCAGGTGGCCAACCAGCTCGTGGCCTCGGCATCGGGCACGGCCACGCGCGGCGGCCAGGTGGTGCAGCAGGCGGTGAGCAGCATGCACGAGATCTCGGCCTCCAGCCGCAAGATCGGCGACATCATCGGCCTGATCGACTCCATCGCGTTCCAGACCAACATCCTGGCGCTCAACGCGGCGGTGGAGGCCGCGCGCGCGGGCGAGCAGGGCCGGGGCTTCGCCGTGGTGGCCGGCGAGGTGCGCAACCTCGCGCAGCGCAGCGCAGCGGCGGCCAGCGAGATCAAGGGCCTGATCCAGTCGAGCGTGCAGGCCGTGGAAGGCGGCGTGCGCCACGTGGAGGACGCGGGCAAGGCCATGCAGGAGATCGTGGTCAGCGTGCAGCGCGTGACGGACATGATCGGCGAGATCCATTCCGCCGCCACCGAGCAGGCCGCGGGCATCGGCGAGGTCAATGCCTCCGTGGGCGAGATCGACCGCATGACGCAGCAGAACGCGGCGCTGGTGGAAGAGTCCGCCGCGGCCGCCGAGTCGCTGCGTGAGCAGGCCGCGCGCCTGTCGCAGGTGGTGCAGCAGTTCCAGCTGGCGGATGGCCAGCAGGCGGCGGCGCGCGCCGCCGCCCCGGCACGGGCCGCCCTGGAGTCCGACCCGGCCCTGCCGCGCCTGGGCGTGGCCTGACCGCCGGGGCGGCGCGGGCCGCCCCATGGGTCTCCCCCTTTGCGCACCCCAGGGTGCGCTTTTTTGTTATCGACTCAATAGCTAGAAGCACTTTATGGGCGGGCGCTGCAGGCATTTTTTATGCAATTCCTGCATGCGCCCCGCCCGGCACTCCGTCAGGCGATGGCCACGGGCGCATCGGGTGCGGGGCCGTTCCTGCGCGGCGCGAACCAGGCCACGTACAGGGCCGGCAGCACCACCAGCGTCAGCAGCGTGGCCGTGACCAGGCCGCCGATGACCACGATGGCCAGGGGGCGCTGCGTCTCGGCGCCGATCTCGTGCGACAGCGCCATGGGCAGCAGGCCCAGCATGGCCAGCAGCGCCGTCATGAGCACGGTGCGCAGGCGCTGCATGGAGCCCTGGCGCACGGCCTCGAGCACGCCCATGCCGCCAGCCTGCAGCTGCTGGTAAACCGAGAGCATGACCACGCCGTTGAGCACGGCCTGGCCCGACAGCGCGATGAAGCCGATGGCCGCCGACACCGACAGCGGAATGTCCAGCACCCACAGCGCGATGAAGCCGCCGATGAGCGCGAGCGGCACGTTCACGAGGATCAGCGAGGCGGTCTTGAACGATTTGAACGCGTCGAACAGCAGCACGAAGATCAGCAGCAGCGAGATGGGCACCACGACCGACAGGCGCTTCATGGCGCGCTCCTGGTTCTCGAACTCGCCCGACCAGGTCACGCGGTAGCTCGGTGGTAGCTGGATGCGGGCCCGCACAC
This region of Alicycliphilus denitrificans K601 genomic DNA includes:
- the cueR gene encoding Cu(I)-responsive transcriptional regulator; the encoded protein is MSRQIAAPAQDWPVPIGTAAERAGVSARMVRHYESLGLLTGVARTSNGYRQYTEADVHTLRFIRRARDLGFSMEEIAALLGLWQDKARASSQVKQIAQKHIASLSERIAAMQAMQRSLQALVGCCHGDDRPDCPILDDLAGPGAH
- a CDS encoding heavy-metal-associated domain-containing protein; the encoded protein is MQYTFQVQGMTCGHCERAVVHAVRQVDTDAIVKVDLATGQVAVESDQPREVLAAAIQEEGYKVAA
- a CDS encoding heavy metal translocating P-type ATPase produces the protein MNSASLRTADAPDTLDLGVGGMTCASCVGRVERALRKVPGVRDATVNLATERAHIVVDAAAAAGMDAVLRRAVRNAGYEPRSVAEQDADAAAEQSPWAGFTSVAIGLLLSAPLVLPMFGDLFGRHWMLPAWAQFLLATPVQFILGARFYKAGWHAAKALTGNMDLLVALGTSAGYGLSLWLWWTAAPGHAPHLYFEASAVVVTLVLLGKWLEARAKRQTTAAIRALHALRPEVAHLLVRDGEVDVPIAEVMAGDRLVVRPGERIPVDGLVQEGHTQVDESMLTGEPLPVVREAGGTLTGGSINGDGRIVMQVTAVGGETVLARIIRLVEDAQAAKAPIQRLVDQVSAVFVPAVIAIALVTLAGWLWAGVGLETALIRAVAVLVIACPCALGLATPAAIMAGTGVAAKYGILIKDAEALEVAHRVGTVAFDKTGTLTVGRPRLTAFHAHPESDEPALLSAVAAVQSGSEHPLARAVVAAAQERGLALAQPEGVRAVPGRGTEGEVAGRSYLVGSLRWMQELGVDLGPLAGQAAALQGQGATVSAVAERVTQGLAARALLAFGDEPKPGAREALERLKARGVRCVMISGDNRGAAEAMARRLGLDPAAGEVMAEVLPGDKAAAVAALKVGGKVVAMVGDGVNDAPALAAADVGMAMGNGTDVAMHAAGITLMRGEPRLVAAALDVSHRTVAKIRQNLFWAFAYNVAGIPLAALGYLNPVVAGAAMALSSVSVMTNALLLKRWRAE
- a CDS encoding methyl-accepting chemotaxis protein, which gives rise to MTMYALMRWFSIRMRMIGAIGVVLTLLFMLGGAGMLGMFRLHGLSQDFIAQPHAAVRLLGELRGEMGQIRQAEKDMIIHYERPEAVRAAHTQWLTALDRAKAVATRIDGLNLEQEQALARDIAKHLDTYREQFAHVARQLEEGGYDTATIANRMSTKAVAQFVVAAEKLQALDKALGAEVDGAIARQGSIAEQTQWLFGLAVLITVAVVVPFTLLNMVSICRPLEAARALAQSIAGGNLAQRIEVDGRDEVADLQRALLDMQGGLGALVSQVRDASGNIATASQEIAMGNQDLSARTEQTASNAQEAVAALSQLTATVQQTASSSQVANQLVASASGTATRGGQVVQQAVSSMHEISASSRKIGDIIGLIDSIAFQTNILALNAAVEAARAGEQGRGFAVVAGEVRNLAQRSAAAASEIKGLIQSSVQAVEGGVRHVEDAGKAMQEIVVSVQRVTDMIGEIHSAATEQAAGIGEVNASVGEIDRMTQQNAALVEESAAAAESLREQAARLSQVVQQFQLADGQQAAARAAAPARAALESDPALPRLGVA